Proteins encoded together in one Astatotilapia calliptera chromosome 7, fAstCal1.2, whole genome shotgun sequence window:
- the hyal6 gene encoding hyaluronoglucosaminidase 6, translating into MVLMARHLLLLVLWVCIVDGDQTKPTQPPLIPHKPFVVVWNAPTESCRLRFKVDLDLSIFDIVANLNETLSGPNVTIFYHSRLGYYPYYSNSGIPINGGLPQNQSISKHLGKARADIDKLIPHKDFRGLGVIDWENWRPQWVRNWGSKDIYRKRSREQIRKLHPNWPESKVEKEAKEGFERAGQAFMNLTLALAQGRRPGGLWGFYLFPDCYNYGYKQHPQHYTGECPNVEHVRNDHLIWLWKESTALYPSIYLDYELKSSSNTVKFVHYRVKEAMRIASIARADFTLPVFVYSRPFYAYTFVVLSESDLIHTIGESAALGASGVVLWGSSEYAQSQRNCLTVKKYINGPLGHYVINVTSAAKLCSKALCKKNGRCIRKSLDSDTYLHLNPRFFHIHHNSAPSGPRFHISGHLNNHDILDMKQKFTCQCYQGWTGVYCEVPQTMPPLPLPPPLQPTVPVLRPQGINLLGDILLLLSLHFFCLCVIIFLGLCLIIKSLIL; encoded by the exons ATGGTGCTAATGGCACGCCATCTCCTGCTGCTGGTCTTATGGGTTTGCATAGTTGATGGTGACCAGACCAAACCAACCCAACCACCTCTGATACCTCATAAGCCTTTTGTTGTAGTCTGGAATGCTCCCACTGAGTCATGTCGGCTTCGATTCAAGGTGGACTTGGACCTTAGCATTTTTGATATTGtagcaaacctcaatgaaacTCTAAGTGGACCAAATGTCACCATCTTCTACCACAGCCGTCTGGGATACTACCCATACTACTCGAACTCTGGGATCCCAATAAATGGTGGCCTGCCGCAGAACCAAAGCATCTCCAAACATCTTGGAAAAGCCCGGGCTGACATTGACAAGTTGATCCCCCACAAAGATTTCCGAGGTTTAGGCGTCATTGACTGGGAGAACTGGAGGCCTCAGTGGGTCAGAAACTGGGGCTCTAAAGACATCTACCGCAAAAGGTCCAGGGAACAGATCCGAAAACTTCACCCAAATTGGCCAGAGAGCAAAGTTGAAAAGGAAGCGAAGGAAGGCTTTGAGAGAGCTGGACAAGCTTTCATGAATCTGACCTTGGCACTGGCTCAAGGTCGCAGACCAGGTGGACTGTGGGGGTTTTATCTGTTTCCAGACTGCTACAACTATGGCTACAAACAACATCCACAACATTACACTGGGGAATGTCCAAATGTTGAACATGTTCGCAATGACCATCTGATATGGCTCTGGAAGGAGAGCACAGCcctctatccatccatctaccTAGACTATGAGCTAAAGTCCTCCTCTAACACAGTCAAGTTTGTCCATTATCGAGTCAAGGAAGCTATGAGGATTGCATCCATTGCACGTGCGGATTTCACATTGCCTGTGTTTGTCTACTCCCGACCATTCTATGCCTACACCTTTGTAGTTCTGTCAGAG AGTGACCTGATTCATACTATTGGGGAAAGCGCTGCCTTGGGAGCATCAGGTGTCGTCCTTTGGGGATCCTCAGAGTATGCTCAATCACAG AGAAACTGCCTAACGGTGAAGAAGTACATCAATGGTCCTCTGGGACATTATGTCATCAATGTCACATCAGCAGCTaagctgtgcagcaaagcatTGTGCAAAAAGAACGGTAGATGCATCCGTAAGAGCCTGGACTCAGACACTTACCTACACCTGAACCCACGCTTCTTCCACATCCACCACAACTCAGCTCCCAGCGGCCCTCGCTTTCACATCAGTGGCCACCTAAACAACCACGACATCCTGGATATGAAGCAAAAGTTTACCTGCCAGTGCTACCAGGGCTGGACAGGTGTTTACTGTGAGGTACCTCAGACTATGccacctcttcctcttcctcccccaCTCCAACCCACTGTGCCGGTACTTCGCCCTCAGGGGATCAATCTGCTGGGAGACATCCTGCTCCTCCTGTCACTCCATTTCTTCTGTCTATGTGTCATCATATTCCTGGGACTTTGTTTGATTATCAAGTCTCTCATATTGTAG